A region of uncultured Carboxylicivirga sp. DNA encodes the following proteins:
- a CDS encoding chemotaxis protein CheD, which translates to MENRYLQHFLYPSSLYVSKEPYVIKTILGSCVAICIWDKKLKFGGMNHYMLPNWNGNDLASPKYGNIAIDKLIERMFYYGSNRKDLIAKMFGGGELLEASTGNSMLIGERNIRVARLMLEERNIPIVASSTGGKRGRKIIFFTDTGEVRHKFLEKKVY; encoded by the coding sequence ATGGAGAATAGATATTTACAACATTTTCTATACCCCTCTTCCTTATATGTCAGCAAAGAACCTTATGTGATCAAAACCATTTTAGGAAGCTGTGTTGCGATTTGTATCTGGGATAAGAAGTTAAAGTTTGGTGGTATGAATCACTATATGCTACCAAACTGGAATGGTAATGACCTGGCTTCACCAAAATATGGCAACATTGCGATTGATAAACTGATTGAGCGAATGTTCTATTATGGTAGTAATCGTAAAGATTTGATCGCTAAAATGTTTGGTGGTGGAGAGTTGCTTGAAGCAAGTACAGGTAATTCAATGCTGATTGGTGAAAGAAATATAAGGGTTGCACGATTGATGCTGGAGGAACGTAATATTCCCATTGTTGCATCAAGTACAGGAGGGAAAAGAGGAAGAAAAATTATATTTTTTACAGACACCGGGGAAGTAAGGCATAAATTTCTTGAAAAAAAGGTATATTAA
- a CDS encoding chemotaxis response regulator protein-glutamate methylesterase: MEKKIRVLVVDDSAVVRQSLSSILESDPDIEVMGTAADPIIAVKKIMKEIPDVITLDIEMPRMDGLTFLRKIMSQHPIPVVVISSLTSEGTEVAMKALEYGASEIIGKPAMNAAQFINESKIMLCDAVKAASHVKLKRRKIAEPVITRVQPKLSADVIIDKAPTFNRIISTEKVIVLGASTGGTEAIRSFLKVLPDKMPGIAIVQHMPEGFTKSFANSLNNICGLEVKEAEQGDRLYQGRVLIAPGNKHMLLKRVGKEYSVDVKEGPLVNRHRPSVDVLFRSAARYAGNNATGILLTGMGNDGAKGLLELKEAGAHTIAQDEASSVVFGMPKEAIKLGAADEILSLEKIAPYLVSKVK; the protein is encoded by the coding sequence ATGGAAAAAAAGATTCGGGTATTGGTAGTGGATGACTCAGCCGTAGTGAGGCAAAGTCTGTCATCCATTCTTGAATCAGATCCTGATATAGAGGTAATGGGTACCGCAGCCGACCCTATAATTGCCGTTAAAAAAATTATGAAGGAAATTCCCGATGTTATTACCCTCGACATCGAGATGCCCCGAATGGATGGACTTACTTTTCTGCGTAAGATAATGTCGCAGCATCCGATTCCTGTTGTGGTTATTTCAAGTCTTACCTCAGAAGGAACAGAAGTTGCCATGAAGGCACTTGAGTATGGAGCCAGTGAAATTATTGGTAAACCAGCTATGAATGCGGCGCAGTTTATCAACGAATCGAAAATAATGCTGTGCGACGCTGTAAAGGCTGCTTCTCACGTAAAATTAAAGCGTCGTAAAATAGCTGAACCTGTCATTACAAGGGTTCAACCCAAACTTTCGGCTGATGTCATTATTGATAAGGCCCCAACGTTCAATCGAATTATTAGTACTGAGAAAGTCATTGTCTTAGGTGCATCAACTGGTGGAACCGAGGCTATCAGATCTTTTCTAAAAGTACTACCTGATAAGATGCCGGGGATTGCCATTGTGCAACATATGCCGGAAGGATTTACCAAATCATTTGCCAATAGTCTCAATAATATTTGCGGATTGGAAGTGAAAGAAGCTGAACAGGGAGACAGACTTTACCAGGGTAGAGTGTTAATAGCGCCTGGTAACAAGCATATGCTTCTGAAGAGAGTTGGAAAAGAATATTCTGTAGATGTCAAAGAAGGTCCGTTGGTGAATCGCCATCGTCCTTCGGTTGATGTATTATTCCGGTCAGCAGCCCGTTATGCAGGTAACAATGCTACAGGTATATTGCTTACAGGTATGGGTAATGATGGAGCAAAAGGCTTACTTGAACTAAAAGAGGCGGGAGCTCATACAATTGCGCAGGATGAAGCTTCTTCTGTAGTATTTGGTATGCCAAAAGAAGCAATAAAGCTTGGAGCTGCCGATGAAATCTTATCTTTGGAAAAAATTGCGCCATATTTGGTTTCAAAAGTAAAATAA
- a CDS encoding PAS domain S-box protein, translating to MGKENIKNIRSRFTLRGFVFGLFVYIAVLFGGFGLLQDADAKLTVINVYRVFPMLWLITPVPFLSGLIGYFIAVNFSKIIKKQRKHLKYEANRSDEVLQFVDNLRKDNFDSALNLNLKNDVLANSLLRLRDYLIQSKKDVEQRRIEEEQRNWVTRGLAQFGEILRKESDNLEDLSYNIIRYLVDYMKINQSGFYLLNSLSKNEKFFELTACVAYDRKKFADKRINWEEGLIGRCALEKETIYLTDVPDNYLNITSGLGEANPRSILIVPLKTNEEVYGVLELASFKEFDDYEIEFVEKTAESIALTIQSVQNTIRTTKLLKETQNQAERMSQQEEELRQNIEEMQATQEESERREIEMKGILEAIDHAAISSEFEVDGTLINVNQNFLRTFRYNPEEIEGQNIKIFFFKDDVAELDQILTDLRNGHNFKGRVKRRTKMGDEIYLLTTYTPVIDHEGEIIKILSLENDITEQVAMEEELKRSKDELGIMLEEAKKEVTEQFKEIEAVKIRNEKTLEGALDAIITTNKDGILEFFNLAAEKLWGFDRSEVLGKHVSMLFSEETAKNDEFISAFVSNEKEKIIGERREAPIKNKVGSEEPVLFLLSEAKVGEDHSYTAFIQNVEVELF from the coding sequence ATGGGTAAAGAAAATATTAAAAATATCAGAAGCCGATTTACTTTAAGAGGTTTTGTTTTTGGACTTTTCGTATATATTGCGGTTTTATTTGGAGGTTTTGGACTATTGCAGGATGCTGATGCAAAGCTAACTGTAATAAATGTTTACAGAGTTTTTCCTATGTTGTGGCTTATTACACCAGTTCCTTTTCTTTCAGGACTGATAGGTTACTTTATTGCAGTTAACTTCTCAAAAATAATAAAGAAACAGCGTAAGCATTTAAAATATGAGGCAAACAGAAGTGATGAAGTTCTTCAGTTTGTTGATAACTTACGTAAAGATAATTTCGATTCAGCATTGAATCTGAACCTTAAGAATGATGTATTAGCTAATTCATTGCTTCGTTTGCGTGATTATCTGATTCAAAGTAAAAAAGATGTTGAGCAACGAAGAATTGAAGAAGAGCAACGTAACTGGGTTACAAGAGGTCTTGCGCAATTTGGTGAAATTCTTCGAAAAGAAAGTGATAACCTTGAAGACTTAAGCTACAATATTATTCGTTACCTGGTTGATTACATGAAAATAAATCAGTCGGGTTTTTATTTGTTGAATAGCTTAAGCAAAAATGAGAAATTCTTTGAATTGACAGCCTGTGTGGCATATGATAGGAAGAAATTTGCTGATAAGCGCATCAACTGGGAAGAAGGATTAATTGGTCGTTGTGCTTTGGAAAAAGAAACCATTTATCTTACTGATGTTCCTGATAATTATCTAAACATCACTTCTGGTTTGGGAGAAGCTAATCCCCGTTCAATATTAATTGTTCCCTTAAAGACAAATGAAGAAGTTTATGGTGTATTAGAGCTGGCTTCATTTAAGGAGTTTGATGATTACGAGATTGAATTTGTTGAAAAAACAGCAGAGAGTATTGCTTTAACAATTCAATCTGTTCAGAATACCATTCGTACAACCAAGCTATTAAAAGAAACACAAAACCAGGCTGAGAGAATGTCTCAGCAGGAAGAAGAATTGCGTCAGAATATTGAGGAGATGCAGGCTACCCAGGAGGAAAGTGAAAGACGTGAAATTGAAATGAAGGGTATTCTGGAAGCCATCGATCATGCAGCAATCAGTTCTGAATTTGAGGTAGATGGTACCTTAATTAATGTCAACCAGAACTTCTTACGAACATTCAGATATAACCCTGAGGAGATTGAAGGTCAGAATATAAAAATCTTCTTCTTTAAAGATGATGTAGCTGAGTTGGATCAGATTTTAACTGATCTGCGCAATGGACATAACTTTAAAGGAAGGGTTAAAAGAAGAACCAAGATGGGAGATGAGATCTATCTTTTAACTACTTATACACCTGTTATTGACCATGAAGGTGAGATCATAAAAATACTTAGCCTTGAAAACGATATAACCGAGCAGGTTGCTATGGAAGAGGAGCTGAAGCGCAGTAAGGATGAGCTGGGCATTATGCTTGAAGAGGCTAAGAAAGAGGTGACCGAACAATTTAAAGAAATAGAGGCGGTTAAAATTAGAAATGAAAAAACGCTTGAAGGAGCTTTGGATGCCATCATCACTACCAATAAGGATGGAATACTGGAATTCTTTAACCTGGCTGCTGAAAAACTTTGGGGATTTGACCGGAGTGAAGTTTTAGGTAAGCACGTTTCTATGTTGTTCTCAGAAGAAACGGCCAAAAACGATGAGTTTATTTCTGCTTTCGTTTCAAATGAAAAAGAAAAGATTATTGGTGAACGTAGAGAGGCACCAATAAAGAATAAGGTGGGTAGCGAAGAACCTGTTTTATTCCTTCTTTCTGAAGCCAAAGTAGGTGAAGATCATTCTTATACTGCATTTATCCAAAATGTTGAGGTAGAGTTATTTTAA
- a CDS encoding CheR family methyltransferase: MIGETAFRDYLDELKKHTPYDFSEYSDNSIHRRIRKILKDYDITMQQLLEKTKTDEDFVEKVVEEITVNTTELFRDPEVWTSVYDKLYTGIKGKKNINIWHAGCSSGMEVYSNLILLSELGFLDRVKVYGSDINARMIRQAKMGKYALKFNLAQLKAFNKALKKKPIIGISEIDFTKYFDFDEGEDSLVVKEFLRKIPWFVKHDLVQEEIPFYNKFDIIFCRNVLIYFNASLQSKLFKRFHDQMFPGGYLLLGNHEGMSGFYKTKFSKNGPLFVKNNSFHFKY; the protein is encoded by the coding sequence ATGATAGGGGAGACTGCATTTAGAGATTATCTAGATGAATTGAAAAAGCATACTCCATATGATTTTAGTGAGTATTCTGATAATTCGATTCATAGGCGAATCCGGAAAATTTTGAAGGATTACGATATCACTATGCAGCAATTGTTGGAGAAAACAAAGACTGACGAGGATTTTGTTGAGAAAGTTGTAGAAGAAATTACCGTTAACACAACTGAATTATTCAGGGATCCGGAAGTCTGGACCAGCGTTTACGATAAGCTTTATACCGGAATAAAAGGGAAGAAAAACATTAATATATGGCATGCTGGCTGTAGTTCAGGCATGGAAGTGTATTCAAACCTAATTCTGTTAAGTGAACTGGGTTTTCTTGATCGGGTTAAAGTGTATGGATCGGATATCAATGCACGTATGATCCGGCAAGCTAAGATGGGTAAGTATGCCTTAAAATTTAATCTGGCTCAATTAAAAGCATTTAATAAAGCACTTAAGAAAAAACCAATTATAGGTATATCTGAAATTGATTTCACAAAGTATTTTGATTTTGATGAAGGTGAAGATTCTTTAGTTGTTAAAGAATTTTTGCGTAAAATACCCTGGTTTGTTAAGCATGATTTGGTTCAGGAAGAGATACCATTCTATAATAAATTCGATATAATTTTTTGCCGGAATGTGTTGATTTATTTCAATGCCAGTTTACAATCGAAGCTGTTTAAACGGTTTCATGATCAAATGTTCCCAGGAGGTTATCTATTGCTGGGAAATCATGAAGGTATGTCGGGTTTTTATAAAACTAAGTTTAGTAAGAATGGGCCTTTATTTGTAAAAAATAATTCCTTTCATTTTAAATATTAG
- a CDS encoding CheR family methyltransferase, producing the protein MALNYSIRELRELSVTLAKETKLPIDQMSQSFLKRRLYLFGEKKGIKRNEQLIAGLKNEVFKEELISSVVVPVTELFRDAGVWRKIRDHFLTLSNQAQILVWIPQISSGEELYTLLIIAKETGVLDKLDITAGYCASDTKELVEKGILISKKMDTNLYNYKRYEGKAALEDYIEEENGSIKLKSSLLKKVRFKKGCVTEGQPDSKVDLVLFRNVMLYYKKDYHIILKDEIDKCLKPGGWLCLGVREQLPNPFSDRFECIDSKEKIYNKYNALIQ; encoded by the coding sequence ATGGCCTTGAACTATAGCATACGAGAACTAAGGGAATTATCAGTTACGCTGGCAAAGGAAACCAAACTGCCAATAGATCAGATGAGTCAATCTTTCCTGAAAAGAAGATTGTATCTGTTTGGTGAGAAAAAAGGTATTAAACGAAATGAGCAGTTAATTGCCGGATTAAAAAATGAAGTTTTTAAAGAAGAACTGATTAGTAGCGTTGTAGTTCCTGTTACAGAGTTGTTTCGTGATGCTGGTGTCTGGAGAAAAATAAGAGATCATTTTCTTACATTATCCAATCAAGCCCAAATTCTGGTTTGGATACCACAGATATCTTCAGGCGAAGAATTATATACGCTTTTGATTATAGCTAAAGAAACAGGTGTACTAGATAAACTTGATATTACGGCAGGTTATTGTGCATCAGATACCAAAGAATTAGTAGAAAAAGGTATTCTAATTAGTAAAAAGATGGATACCAATTTATATAATTACAAAAGATACGAAGGTAAGGCTGCCTTAGAAGATTATATCGAAGAGGAGAATGGATCGATAAAACTTAAATCATCTTTGCTTAAAAAGGTTAGATTTAAGAAAGGATGTGTTACAGAAGGTCAGCCGGATAGTAAAGTGGATTTAGTACTATTTAGGAATGTGATGCTTTATTACAAAAAAGACTATCACATAATACTAAAGGATGAAATTGATAAATGTTTGAAGCCAGGCGGATGGTTATGTCTTGGGGTTAGAGAACAATTACCAAATCCGTTTTCTGATAGATTTGAATGTATAGACAGTAAAGAAAAGATTTATAATAAGTATAATGCCTTAATACAATAA
- a CDS encoding chemotaxis protein CheB: protein MFLKYKAVVIGGSAGSFSVVSKILSKIDPGFPLPVILCLHRLKHVRSGLLESINLKSNLEVIEPHDKDSIVPGKVYLAPSNYHLFIEYDGSFSLSTEEPLNHSRPSIDHTLSSAAYFYRDKLIGILLTGANKDGAKGMKDIADKKGFTIVQDPATCDVDTMPKMALRLMTPSKVMSPDEIINYLNQLAR from the coding sequence ATGTTTCTAAAATACAAAGCGGTTGTAATAGGAGGTTCGGCAGGTAGCTTCTCAGTGGTCAGTAAAATTTTATCAAAAATTGACCCTGGCTTTCCTTTACCCGTTATCTTGTGTTTACACCGTTTAAAACACGTAAGATCAGGATTACTTGAGAGTATTAACCTTAAATCTAATCTGGAAGTAATTGAACCTCATGATAAGGATTCGATTGTACCGGGCAAAGTATATCTTGCTCCATCTAATTATCACTTATTTATTGAGTACGATGGATCTTTTAGTTTATCAACAGAGGAACCTTTAAATCATAGTCGGCCATCAATTGACCATACACTTTCTTCTGCAGCTTATTTTTATCGTGATAAACTTATTGGAATTCTGTTAACAGGAGCAAATAAGGATGGAGCAAAAGGAATGAAAGATATTGCGGATAAGAAAGGTTTTACCATAGTTCAGGATCCGGCAACCTGTGATGTTGACACCATGCCAAAGATGGCTCTGCGATTGATGACTCCGTCAAAGGTGATGTCACCGGATGAAATTATTAATTATTTAAATCAACTAGCGAGATAA
- a CDS encoding bZIP transcription factor, producing MSKDKYIFWFGFIFLIFVITKYYFVPSVVSPVYYTFELLSLFVVLGMIFFVNSQLMPKRKCNDDQLTKDIARLQNENTRLENKIRELEIERQNEQVYLTLKDKMLAEISEVIQQSDEQERPYKIFELVKNSVELVAGILYVQCDVEKCYKPLKTYGLEEEYIIDNIVVGEGIHGQVIVEKKAVELAEIPADYLVASSGSGQAQPTYIYFLPVDYNGKGILLEVASFKKLGLDSIWNEYLKSVYLSEAGQN from the coding sequence ATGAGTAAAGACAAGTATATATTTTGGTTTGGCTTCATCTTTCTGATTTTTGTTATTACTAAGTATTATTTTGTACCCTCAGTAGTTTCTCCTGTTTACTATACTTTTGAATTATTATCTCTATTTGTTGTATTGGGCATGATCTTCTTTGTGAATAGCCAGTTGATGCCCAAAAGAAAATGCAACGATGATCAGTTAACGAAGGATATTGCTCGTCTTCAGAATGAGAACACGAGATTAGAAAACAAAATAAGGGAACTGGAAATAGAAAGACAGAATGAGCAGGTTTATCTTACACTTAAAGATAAAATGCTGGCCGAAATTAGTGAAGTGATTCAACAAAGTGATGAACAGGAAAGGCCTTACAAAATATTTGAACTGGTTAAAAATAGTGTTGAATTGGTAGCCGGAATTTTGTACGTGCAGTGCGATGTGGAAAAATGTTATAAACCTCTTAAAACATATGGTTTGGAAGAGGAATATATAATAGATAACATTGTTGTTGGAGAAGGCATACATGGTCAGGTGATCGTTGAGAAAAAAGCAGTGGAGTTAGCTGAAATACCAGCAGATTATCTGGTTGCTTCTTCTGGCAGTGGACAGGCTCAACCAACATATATTTACTTTTTGCCCGTAGATTATAATGGAAAAGGTATATTATTAGAAGTTGCTTCGTTTAAAAAGCTTGGATTGGATTCCATTTGGAATGAGTATCTGAAAAGTGTTTATTTATCTGAAGCAGGGCAAAATTAA
- a CDS encoding PAS domain S-box protein: MAGLKKRLKLMFSHTAINERDWYLLVIGLIMLLFLIWSGFLSFSDSYFSIENIIAIHGSILVWFIDFMVISTPLGILYAINYSRVKNVKLNDQVDELSRRINLSIELAEKISNGELDGITHDDNQLSKTLVNLGENLKRNREQEDIYNWIARGKEKISDILRSHNKIEELTDDVLRGIIEYCGGIQGTLYLLDEKELVNSSSYAYNRKRFERQRISIGKGLLGEVAFEKQMIYRTEIPDDYFYITSGLLGDKKPKSLIIIPLLQEEELQGVVEVAFLANSLPKHVLELSEELSGIIGRTIYNLKINQRTANLLTESQKMTEILQSNEKQLQQNAAEMLEAKEELEKSNQLLENQIQEVEHAQKRLEALLTNASEFISIYNENQQLLFESPSVKLILGYTQDDDVTGMDPELMTPRGYKTINNLFQYLLETPGGEQTAQYTYLRKDGRKLFLETKGKNLLHDPAIKGIIFNTQDITERKRAEKEERMKSRMQSLSENSPDMIIRINTAGKLVYVNPKVSEFIGKPVAELVKMRVNELEVDNRLRDYMKETLIDIRSTLSQSINEVEVDGVESTHIMEIKAIPEFNEERDLESILFVAHDMTDFKKIEQEIKEKNKKISDSINYAQRIQTAILPDTNLLQQFFPRSFIFYRPKDVVSGDFPWMFKKDNHFYVAAVDCTGHGVPGALLSFIGYFLMNNIVNASNDVTAAELLDMLHLDVRRTLRQDQEGANGRDGMDLALVKIDLESDEMQFAGAHNPLYLLSEGELLEYKGTRKGIGGKPLLKKVEKDFENNVIRYKKGDQFFIFSDGLPDQVGGPDGRKFQSKRIRETLTDVPNQTMAHFERHFAQSFYDWMGEYKQVDDVLLIGIEL, translated from the coding sequence ATGGCAGGACTAAAAAAAAGATTGAAACTGATGTTTAGCCATACCGCCATTAATGAGCGGGACTGGTACTTATTAGTAATTGGGCTAATCATGTTGTTGTTTTTGATTTGGTCAGGGTTTCTATCTTTTTCAGATTCATATTTTTCCATCGAAAATATTATCGCTATTCATGGCTCGATATTAGTTTGGTTTATTGATTTTATGGTTATATCAACCCCATTAGGCATACTATATGCAATTAACTACAGTAGGGTTAAGAATGTGAAACTCAATGATCAGGTTGATGAGTTAAGTCGAAGAATTAACCTGAGTATTGAATTGGCCGAGAAAATCAGTAATGGTGAACTGGATGGAATCACTCACGATGATAATCAATTATCGAAAACACTGGTTAATCTGGGTGAAAATTTGAAGAGAAACAGAGAACAAGAAGATATCTATAATTGGATTGCACGGGGAAAAGAAAAGATTTCAGATATACTCCGATCTCATAATAAAATCGAAGAATTAACTGATGATGTACTCCGTGGTATCATTGAATATTGTGGAGGTATTCAGGGAACTCTATATTTGCTCGACGAGAAAGAATTGGTAAACTCATCAAGTTATGCCTACAATCGTAAAAGATTTGAACGACAGAGAATAAGTATCGGAAAAGGATTGTTAGGTGAAGTTGCCTTCGAAAAGCAAATGATTTATCGTACCGAGATACCGGATGACTATTTTTATATCACATCTGGTTTACTGGGTGATAAAAAACCAAAGAGCTTGATTATTATCCCTTTACTGCAGGAGGAAGAGTTGCAGGGAGTTGTGGAAGTGGCTTTTCTTGCTAATAGTCTTCCCAAACATGTTTTGGAATTATCAGAAGAACTTAGTGGTATTATAGGGCGAACCATTTATAACCTAAAGATCAATCAGAGAACAGCCAATCTTTTGACTGAGTCTCAAAAGATGACAGAGATTCTTCAGAGTAATGAAAAGCAATTGCAGCAGAATGCTGCAGAGATGCTTGAGGCGAAGGAAGAATTAGAGAAATCAAATCAGTTACTCGAAAATCAGATTCAGGAGGTTGAACATGCGCAAAAACGACTTGAGGCATTACTGACGAATGCTTCTGAGTTTATCTCTATTTATAATGAGAATCAACAACTCTTATTTGAAAGTCCTTCTGTAAAACTTATACTTGGCTATACCCAGGATGATGATGTGACAGGTATGGATCCAGAGCTTATGACTCCCAGAGGATATAAGACTATTAATAATCTGTTTCAATATTTATTGGAAACACCTGGTGGAGAGCAGACTGCTCAGTATACCTATCTGAGAAAAGACGGGCGTAAATTATTCTTGGAAACAAAAGGAAAAAACCTTCTGCATGATCCAGCCATTAAAGGTATAATTTTTAACACGCAGGATATAACAGAACGTAAGAGAGCCGAGAAGGAAGAGCGAATGAAAAGTAGGATGCAGTCGTTATCAGAGAATTCTCCTGATATGATTATCCGAATTAACACTGCCGGTAAATTGGTTTATGTCAATCCTAAGGTTTCAGAATTTATTGGAAAACCTGTTGCCGAATTGGTTAAAATGAGGGTGAATGAGCTGGAAGTAGATAATCGCCTGAGAGATTATATGAAAGAGACACTGATTGACATCAGATCTACTTTATCACAATCGATTAATGAAGTTGAGGTTGATGGAGTAGAAAGTACGCATATAATGGAAATTAAAGCCATTCCTGAGTTTAATGAAGAACGCGATCTTGAATCTATCTTGTTTGTAGCTCATGATATGACCGATTTCAAGAAGATTGAACAGGAGATTAAAGAGAAGAACAAAAAGATATCAGACAGTATTAATTATGCCCAGCGTATACAAACGGCAATCTTGCCCGATACAAATCTGTTACAGCAATTTTTCCCAAGATCTTTTATTTTCTACCGACCAAAGGATGTGGTAAGTGGTGATTTCCCATGGATGTTCAAAAAAGATAATCATTTTTATGTGGCAGCAGTTGATTGTACAGGTCATGGTGTGCCAGGTGCCTTGTTGTCGTTTATTGGTTATTTCCTTATGAATAACATTGTTAATGCCAGCAACGACGTAACAGCCGCAGAACTGCTAGATATGCTTCATCTGGATGTACGTCGTACCTTGAGACAGGATCAGGAAGGAGCCAATGGTAGAGACGGTATGGATCTTGCTTTGGTTAAGATTGATTTGGAATCGGATGAGATGCAGTTTGCCGGAGCACATAACCCGTTATATCTGTTATCGGAAGGAGAATTGCTTGAGTATAAAGGAACACGCAAAGGAATTGGTGGTAAACCGTTATTGAAGAAAGTTGAGAAGGACTTTGAAAACAATGTAATAAGGTACAAAAAAGGAGACCAATTCTTTATTTTCTCCGATGGATTACCTGATCAGGTAGGAGGACCGGACGGACGTAAATTTCAGTCAAAAAGAATTCGTGAAACACTGACAGATGTTCCGAATCAGACAATGGCACATTTCGAACGTCATTTTGCCCAATCATTCTATGACTGGATGGGAGAATATAAGCAGGTAGATGATGTACTTTTAATAGGTATTGAACTTTAG
- a CDS encoding PEGA domain-containing protein: MRRLLFLLIIVINALLLNGCASILLGSKQEVRIESNVEDAKVYFNGRYTGETTPTTLLIKKKNNTIDDKRLKKYELRKDGYESYTYTDRGKAKGAYFVGNIVFWPGFFIDKSKLAQYQFQDAIYGQLEPIEGYVPVASSVLVQNSDNTNSEIITEEPFVELNRRELLKLKFEKKEKENSIITSSTNALTINERLNESLRKTKISNSDLGLDETLKYRRSSLYTLMTHDPSRMHEQVVLDAFGNSELSDNFDEHNIGPYLIKTSAKVKDQTEIITNYLNQKGVARDLVATWFNRQEDGTFDMSLITDRGEYDATVFDANLAQNTARGEAILADAGEELIGKTFVVVHDFNFTNKEEVASKAKKGLAFAGQIAEIAGVDYAETVGALAGEALGIAGKGYVVKTRTYLFRLDWNEEVAHHFYKNHWMQHGKYDAQKAEAFEKSDVYKLRYVGSEVAWGDVQSSTLSGKTNDWLIEKATVKAIDKALVNLQREFEEFRVKTPLVSSEPLKAKIGMKEGLEKGDKFEVLEQVQDEKGRTIYKRKGIITVDKNRIWDNRFAATEDNPDADNDPFTYFKGSGKFYAGMLIRQIN, encoded by the coding sequence ATGAGAAGACTTTTATTTTTATTAATCATCGTTATCAATGCTCTACTGCTAAATGGTTGTGCATCAATTTTATTGGGTTCAAAACAGGAAGTTAGAATTGAATCAAATGTGGAAGATGCAAAAGTATATTTTAATGGCCGTTATACGGGCGAAACAACTCCAACAACGCTTCTTATCAAAAAGAAAAACAATACAATTGATGATAAACGCTTAAAGAAATATGAATTAAGAAAGGATGGATATGAATCCTATACTTATACAGATAGAGGAAAAGCTAAAGGTGCCTATTTCGTTGGTAATATAGTGTTTTGGCCTGGGTTTTTTATCGATAAATCTAAATTAGCCCAATATCAGTTTCAAGACGCTATTTACGGGCAATTAGAGCCTATTGAAGGTTATGTGCCGGTAGCTTCTTCAGTTCTTGTACAAAATTCTGATAATACAAACAGTGAAATTATAACAGAGGAGCCTTTTGTCGAATTAAACAGACGAGAGTTACTGAAACTTAAATTCGAAAAAAAGGAAAAAGAGAATAGTATAATTACGTCGTCTACTAATGCATTGACAATAAATGAGCGACTAAATGAGTCATTGAGAAAAACCAAAATTTCTAATTCGGATTTAGGTCTTGATGAAACTTTAAAATATAGAAGAAGTTCTTTGTATACGCTAATGACTCACGATCCTTCGCGGATGCATGAACAAGTGGTACTTGATGCATTTGGTAATAGTGAATTATCTGACAATTTTGATGAGCATAACATAGGGCCTTATCTCATCAAAACAAGTGCAAAAGTAAAGGATCAGACAGAAATCATAACCAATTATTTAAATCAAAAAGGTGTTGCAAGAGATTTGGTTGCCACATGGTTTAATCGTCAGGAAGATGGAACATTTGATATGTCTCTGATAACAGATAGAGGAGAATACGATGCAACTGTTTTTGATGCCAATCTGGCGCAGAATACAGCAAGGGGAGAAGCAATATTAGCTGACGCGGGAGAGGAGCTGATTGGGAAAACATTTGTTGTGGTTCACGATTTCAACTTTACCAATAAAGAAGAAGTAGCCAGTAAAGCAAAGAAAGGATTGGCTTTTGCAGGTCAGATTGCCGAAATAGCAGGTGTTGATTATGCCGAAACAGTTGGTGCACTGGCTGGTGAAGCTTTGGGTATTGCAGGTAAGGGATATGTAGTTAAAACCCGTACCTATTTATTCCGATTGGATTGGAATGAAGAGGTTGCACACCATTTTTATAAAAATCACTGGATGCAGCATGGTAAGTATGATGCGCAAAAGGCTGAAGCTTTTGAAAAGAGTGATGTTTATAAACTTCGTTATGTTGGCAGTGAAGTAGCCTGGGGTGATGTACAGTCGAGTACATTATCGGGTAAGACTAATGACTGGCTTATTGAAAAAGCAACAGTAAAAGCAATTGATAAGGCATTAGTAAATCTGCAGCGCGAGTTTGAAGAATTTAGGGTTAAAACACCATTGGTTAGTTCGGAACCTCTTAAGGCAAAGATTGGAATGAAAGAAGGGCTTGAAAAAGGTGATAAGTTTGAGGTATTGGAGCAGGTGCAAGATGAAAAAGGACGCACTATTTACAAACGAAAAGGTATTATAACCGTTGATAAAAACAGGATTTGGGATAATCGTTTTGCCGCCACCGAAGATAATCCTGATGCTGATAATGATCCTTTTACCTATTTCAAAGGCTCAGGCAAATTTTATGCAGGTATGCTGATCAGACAGATTAATTAA